The DNA window CTCAACGGTATCCTCTTTATAGATCATCTGAGTCCCTTAAAAAGGGAGTTCTTCAAAAAGAAATTCATGAGGCCCAAAAGGTGAGGGTCGCCTATTTGGGGTCATCGAGTTTCTCAGTACCTCCTCTAAGGTCCATTCTTTCCGATGTCGCATTGGTGATCACTAAGAAAGCCAAACCTAAAGGGCGCGGATATCTCCTTGAGAATAATGAAGTGAAGCAGATCGCATTAGAATCGGGAATTCCCTTTGTCGAGATAGATTCCTTCAGGGACGATGCCGCACAACAACTCAGGGAGTACGCTCCCGACCTTCTGGTGGTCGCGTCATTCGGCCTTATGGTCCCCCGGTGGGCCCTCCTCCTCCCTTCCATGGGCCCCCTGAATATTCATCCCTCTCTTCTGCCGAAATACAGAGGTCCTTCGCCCATTCAGTGGGCGATCTGGAACGGTGAGAGCGAAACCGGGATCACCTTCATACGAATGAATGAAAAGATGGACGAAGGCGACATTCTCTATCAGACCCATGTGGGGATTGAGCCGGGCGAAAATGCAGTGAGCCTGTCGGAGCGGCTCTCTCGTAAGGCCGCCGAGATACTCCCCGGGTTCATCGACAATCCGGAGAACCGGGAAATGGGTGCCGGCATTGTTCAGAATTCCGAAGAGGCCACCTATACTCCCATTATTACCAAGGAGATGGGGAAGATCGACTGGAGTCTCGGCGCCCTCGAGATTACCAGACAGATCAGGGCACTAGCGGGCTGGCCCACTGCGTTTACCTTTCTTGACGGACTCCTCCTCAAGATTTTTGACGCAGATATCTATGATCCGGCTGCCGCGGGCGAACCGGGTCTCATAACGGGATTGAGAAAAGAGGGATTTCTTGTCTCCACGCCGAATGGTACGGTTGTTGTATACGAAGTTCAACTGGAGAACAAGAGGAGGATGAATGCCTATCAGTTTGCCCAGGGCTATAGGACCCTTATTAATAAACAACTGGGAGAGCGGGGTTAATGTCATTTATCTCGTGTCATTTTTCTGTTGACATGAGATTCTTTTCCCTCTATTATCAAGTCTGAATGGTACAGTTCTTGCTACGTAAGAGGGGACAATGAAGAGGCTTTGTATTGCGTTCGTTATCCTCGTTTTTTTGGCAGGCTGTGCCGGCACCGGAAAGGTAGCCACTACCGACCATGTCTCACGACAGCAGGATTCCGACCTTCCCGCCACGGACCTTATAAAACCTTCCAAACTCGAAGGGGCGATAGCAGGGGATCGAAAGAAGCCAAAGTCAAAATCCAAGGTAAGGTTCGGGGTTCCCGATGATGACGAGGATATCACCTCTCTTCTGGAACACGATGATTTCAAGGATTTTGATCTTCCGATTGTATTCAATGATGCGGTGAAGTATTACGTCCTCTACTTCACCAATGGGAAAAAGAAGGTCTTCGCCAATTGGCTCAAGAAGTCCCGCCGCTACGTCCCTATGATAAAAGTGATTCTCAAAGAGCACGGCCTCCCCGAGGACCTGGTGTATCTCGCCATGATAGAAAGCGGTTTCAATCCGAAGGCGTACTCTCCTGCGAAAGCGTGCGGTCCCTGGCAGTTCATCTACGAAACAGGCGGCAGATATGGACTCAGGGTTAACTTCTGGATAGATGAAAGAAGAGACCCTGAGAAATCGACTGTGGCGGCTGCCAAATATTTGACGGACCTTTTTAACCAGTTCGGCCACTGGTATCTTGCGGCAGCGGGATACAACGCCGGAGAAAGGCGCGTGGAGAAAGCTATCGAGAAGCACAATACCAATGATTTTTGGGAATTATCCAAATATAACGCCCTACCGAGGGAGACCAGAGAGTATATCCCCCGGCTTATCGCCGCCTCTATCATTGCAAAAGACCCGGAAAGGTTCGGTTTCGGAAATATCCAGTATGATGAGCCCCTTACCTTCGTGGAAGTAAAAGTGCCGGGGGCTACCCTTCTCACCGCAATAGCGAGGGCAAATTCAATGGACGTCGGGGCTTTAAAATCCCTGAACCCGGAGCTATTGCGGGGCCTTACCCCTCCTTATTCCGACGAATATAAAATCAAGCTTCCTGCCAGAACAAACGTGGAGCGGTTTTTGGCGAAGCTCGAGACGTCGTCGGTAGACGAGAGAAAGATAAGAGACGTAATCGTCTACAAGGTCAAGAAAAAGGATACGGTCGCAAAGGTATTGAAGAAATATGGAGTTACCATGGAAGAGCTCTATATGGTGAACGAATGCGACGACCGTTTGAAGATAAAACCGGGTATGGTGCTGAATATCCCGACATTTTCATCGCCATCCCCTGACAGCACGATCAAAGCCGCCTCGGTCGTCTCTCCGGTTCGGGAAGTCGGCGCACTCCCGGAATCCCCTCGCGTGAAACAGACGAAGGCCGAAATACTTACAGAGCCGGTAATACAGAAGCAGGCGGAGAAGCCGGGCATGACGAGAGGTTATCACGTGGTAAAAAAAGGCGAGACCCTTTCAGGGATATCGAACATGCACGGCGTCGATACGGCGAGTCTCATATCCTTCAACGACTTGAAGGGCGGGAAAGTTTACCCGAACATGAAGCTCAGACTTGCAAGCAGCGATAGCAGGAAAAAGAAGGAGGCCTCTCCCAGGGTCAAACTTCACACGGTGAAGAAGGGAGAGACCCTCGCGCAGATATCCGGTAAATATGGCGTGAGCGTCGCAAGTATCAAATCGGTGAATAACTTAAAAGATGGTAGAATCCATGCGAGCATGACGCTCAAGATAGTGTCCGACCGCGGATGATTGGGGCGCGGGCAAGGTCCAT is part of the Syntrophorhabdaceae bacterium genome and encodes:
- the fmt gene encoding methionyl-tRNA formyltransferase, producing the protein MRVAYLGSSSFSVPPLRSILSDVALVITKKAKPKGRGYLLENNEVKQIALESGIPFVEIDSFRDDAAQQLREYAPDLLVVASFGLMVPRWALLLPSMGPLNIHPSLLPKYRGPSPIQWAIWNGESETGITFIRMNEKMDEGDILYQTHVGIEPGENAVSLSERLSRKAAEILPGFIDNPENREMGAGIVQNSEEATYTPIITKEMGKIDWSLGALEITRQIRALAGWPTAFTFLDGLLLKIFDADIYDPAAAGEPGLITGLRKEGFLVSTPNGTVVVYEVQLENKRRMNAYQFAQGYRTLINKQLGERG
- a CDS encoding LysM peptidoglycan-binding domain-containing protein; the protein is MKRLCIAFVILVFLAGCAGTGKVATTDHVSRQQDSDLPATDLIKPSKLEGAIAGDRKKPKSKSKVRFGVPDDDEDITSLLEHDDFKDFDLPIVFNDAVKYYVLYFTNGKKKVFANWLKKSRRYVPMIKVILKEHGLPEDLVYLAMIESGFNPKAYSPAKACGPWQFIYETGGRYGLRVNFWIDERRDPEKSTVAAAKYLTDLFNQFGHWYLAAAGYNAGERRVEKAIEKHNTNDFWELSKYNALPRETREYIPRLIAASIIAKDPERFGFGNIQYDEPLTFVEVKVPGATLLTAIARANSMDVGALKSLNPELLRGLTPPYSDEYKIKLPARTNVERFLAKLETSSVDERKIRDVIVYKVKKKDTVAKVLKKYGVTMEELYMVNECDDRLKIKPGMVLNIPTFSSPSPDSTIKAASVVSPVREVGALPESPRVKQTKAEILTEPVIQKQAEKPGMTRGYHVVKKGETLSGISNMHGVDTASLISFNDLKGGKVYPNMKLRLASSDSRKKKEASPRVKLHTVKKGETLAQISGKYGVSVASIKSVNNLKDGRIHASMTLKIVSDRG